A single Molothrus aeneus isolate 106 chromosome 9, BPBGC_Maene_1.0, whole genome shotgun sequence DNA region contains:
- the PDE4B gene encoding 3',5'-cyclic-AMP phosphodiesterase 4B isoform X5, producing MGFGRQRSKHFKRMLNRELTHLSEMSRSGNQVSEYISNTFLDKQNDVEIPSPTQKDREKKKKQQLMTQISGVKKLMHSSSLNNTSISRFGVKTEKEDHLAKELEDLNKWGLNIFNVARYSHNRPLTCIMYAIFQERDLLKTFKISSDTFVTYMMTLEDHYHSDVAYHNSLHAADVAQSTHVLLSTPALDAVFTDLEILAAIFAAAIHDVDHPGVSNQFLINTNSELALMYNDESVLENHHLAVGFKLLQEEHCDIFQNLTKKQRQTLRKMVIDMVLATDMSKHMSLLADLKTMVETKKVTSSGVLLLDNYTDRIQVLRNMVHCADLSNPTKSLELYRQWTDRIMEEFFQQGDKERERGMEISPMCDKHTASVEKSQVGFIDYIVHPLWETWADLVQPDAQDILDTLEDNRNWYQSMIPQSPSPPLEERGQDCQGLMEKFQFELTLEEEDSDGPEKDGESLGYFSNTETLCVAQPGGEEPQREATIEIVTEDTSPVDT from the exons ATGGGGTTCGGAAGGCAGCGCTCCAAACAT TTCAAGAGGATGCTGAACCGGGAGCTCACCCACCTGTCCGAGATGAGCCGCTCCGGCAACCAAGTGTCCGAGTACATTTCCAACACCTTCCTGG ACAAACAGAACGATGTGGAGATCCCTTCTCCCACCCAGAAGGacagggagaagaagaaaaaacagcagCTCATGACACAGATCAGCGGGGTGAAGAAACTAATGCACAGCTCGAGCTTGAACAACACCAGCATCTCACGGTTTGGGGTGAAGACAGAGAAGGAAGATCACCTGGCCAAG GAGCTGGAAGACCTGAATAAGTGGGGCCTCAACATCTTCAACGTGGCCAGGTACTCCCACAACCGGCCGCTCACCTGCATCATGTACGCCATATTCCAG gAGCGGGACCTGCTGAAAACCTTCAAGATCTCGTCGGACACGTTCGTGACGTACATGATGACCCTGGAGGACCACTACCACTCAGACGTGGCCTACCACAACAGCCTGCACGCTGCTGATGTGGCCCAGTCCACCCATGTGCTGCtctccacccctgccctggat GCTGTCTTCACGGATCTGGAAATCCTCGCTGCCATTTTTGCAGCTGCAATCCATGATGTGGATCACCCCGGGGTCTCCAATCAATTCCTGATTAACACAA ATTCCGAGCTGGCCCTGATGTACAACGATGAATCCGTGCTGGAGAACCACCACCTGGCCGTGGGCTTCAAACTGCTCCAGGAGGAGCACTGTGACatcttccagaacctgaccaaGAAGCAGCGCCAGACCCTCAGGAAGATGGTGATTGACATG GTGTTGGCCACTGATATGTCCAAGCACATGAGTCTGTTGGCTGATCTGAAGACTATGGTGGAAACGAAGAAGGTGACCAGTTCAGGAGTTCTGCTTCTGGACAACTACACGGACAGAATACAG GTTCTCCGGAACATGGTGCATTGTGCAGACCTGAGTAATCCCACCAAGTCCCTGGAGCTCTACCGGCAGTGGACAGACAGGATCATGGAGGAGTTCTTCCAGCAGGGAgacaaggagagggagagaggcatGGAAATCAGCCCCATGTGTGACAAACACACGGCCTCCGTGGAAAAATCCCAG GTGGGATTCATCGACTACATCGTCCATCCTCTCTGGGAGACGTGGGCTGACCTGGTGCAGCCCGACGCCCAGGACATCCTGGACACTCTGGAGGACAACAGGAACTGGTACCAGAGCATGATACCTCAGAGCCCATCCCCTCCCCTGGAGGAGCGGGGCCAGGACTGCCAGGGCCTGATGGAGAAGTTCCAGTTTGAACTGAcgctggaggaggaggattcGGACGGGCCCGAGAAGGACGGCGAGAGCCTCGGCTACTTCAGCAATACAGAGACGCTCTGCGTGGCCCAGCCCGGGGGGGAGGAGCCCCAGAGGGAGGCCACCATCGAGATTGTGACAGAAGACACATCTCCTGTGGACACATAA
- the PDE4B gene encoding 3',5'-cyclic-AMP phosphodiesterase 4B isoform X4: MPEANYLLSVSWGYIKFKRMLNRELTHLSEMSRSGNQVSEYISNTFLDKQNDVEIPSPTQKDREKKKKQQLMTQISGVKKLMHSSSLNNTSISRFGVKTEKEDHLAKELEDLNKWGLNIFNVARYSHNRPLTCIMYAIFQERDLLKTFKISSDTFVTYMMTLEDHYHSDVAYHNSLHAADVAQSTHVLLSTPALDAVFTDLEILAAIFAAAIHDVDHPGVSNQFLINTNSELALMYNDESVLENHHLAVGFKLLQEEHCDIFQNLTKKQRQTLRKMVIDMVLATDMSKHMSLLADLKTMVETKKVTSSGVLLLDNYTDRIQVLRNMVHCADLSNPTKSLELYRQWTDRIMEEFFQQGDKERERGMEISPMCDKHTASVEKSQVGFIDYIVHPLWETWADLVQPDAQDILDTLEDNRNWYQSMIPQSPSPPLEERGQDCQGLMEKFQFELTLEEEDSDGPEKDGESLGYFSNTETLCVAQPGGEEPQREATIEIVTEDTSPVDT; the protein is encoded by the exons ATGCCTGAAGCCAATTATTTGTTATCTGTGTCTTGGGGTTACATTAAG TTCAAGAGGATGCTGAACCGGGAGCTCACCCACCTGTCCGAGATGAGCCGCTCCGGCAACCAAGTGTCCGAGTACATTTCCAACACCTTCCTGG ACAAACAGAACGATGTGGAGATCCCTTCTCCCACCCAGAAGGacagggagaagaagaaaaaacagcagCTCATGACACAGATCAGCGGGGTGAAGAAACTAATGCACAGCTCGAGCTTGAACAACACCAGCATCTCACGGTTTGGGGTGAAGACAGAGAAGGAAGATCACCTGGCCAAG GAGCTGGAAGACCTGAATAAGTGGGGCCTCAACATCTTCAACGTGGCCAGGTACTCCCACAACCGGCCGCTCACCTGCATCATGTACGCCATATTCCAG gAGCGGGACCTGCTGAAAACCTTCAAGATCTCGTCGGACACGTTCGTGACGTACATGATGACCCTGGAGGACCACTACCACTCAGACGTGGCCTACCACAACAGCCTGCACGCTGCTGATGTGGCCCAGTCCACCCATGTGCTGCtctccacccctgccctggat GCTGTCTTCACGGATCTGGAAATCCTCGCTGCCATTTTTGCAGCTGCAATCCATGATGTGGATCACCCCGGGGTCTCCAATCAATTCCTGATTAACACAA ATTCCGAGCTGGCCCTGATGTACAACGATGAATCCGTGCTGGAGAACCACCACCTGGCCGTGGGCTTCAAACTGCTCCAGGAGGAGCACTGTGACatcttccagaacctgaccaaGAAGCAGCGCCAGACCCTCAGGAAGATGGTGATTGACATG GTGTTGGCCACTGATATGTCCAAGCACATGAGTCTGTTGGCTGATCTGAAGACTATGGTGGAAACGAAGAAGGTGACCAGTTCAGGAGTTCTGCTTCTGGACAACTACACGGACAGAATACAG GTTCTCCGGAACATGGTGCATTGTGCAGACCTGAGTAATCCCACCAAGTCCCTGGAGCTCTACCGGCAGTGGACAGACAGGATCATGGAGGAGTTCTTCCAGCAGGGAgacaaggagagggagagaggcatGGAAATCAGCCCCATGTGTGACAAACACACGGCCTCCGTGGAAAAATCCCAG GTGGGATTCATCGACTACATCGTCCATCCTCTCTGGGAGACGTGGGCTGACCTGGTGCAGCCCGACGCCCAGGACATCCTGGACACTCTGGAGGACAACAGGAACTGGTACCAGAGCATGATACCTCAGAGCCCATCCCCTCCCCTGGAGGAGCGGGGCCAGGACTGCCAGGGCCTGATGGAGAAGTTCCAGTTTGAACTGAcgctggaggaggaggattcGGACGGGCCCGAGAAGGACGGCGAGAGCCTCGGCTACTTCAGCAATACAGAGACGCTCTGCGTGGCCCAGCCCGGGGGGGAGGAGCCCCAGAGGGAGGCCACCATCGAGATTGTGACAGAAGACACATCTCCTGTGGACACATAA